One genomic window of Pungitius pungitius chromosome 11, fPunPun2.1, whole genome shotgun sequence includes the following:
- the tgfbr2b gene encoding TGF-beta receptor type-2 has translation MDVPRRTLSLRGLVSVLFLAALREPGAAGMPPFFSMSQLCKFCDVELTSCSGTGTCVSNCSITSICNDSHEVCVSIWRKNETDFSLETLCHNPSNPLYGVMLDDYNSSTCVMKTKNTTSGMAQICSCKDVEECNDQLLFIPVVDPPPFDPLLSVILVSLLPLLTMGVVVAGMFYWYRAYRRRVSQEWERSMKKRKTKASGLDCDACAIMMDDDGSDSSSTHANHLNHNTEPLPIELDMLVGKGRFAQVYKAKLKQTTSDQFETVAVKIFPYEEYASWKNEKDIFSYTDLRHENIIHFLTAEERKVEKQYWLITAFHPRGNLQEHLTRHVISWEELQVLGLSLARGVAHLHSDRLLCGRPKVAIVHRDLKSSNILVKNDLTLCLCDFGLGLRLDSTLSVDDLANSGQVGTARYMAPEVLEARLNLENMESFKQTDIYSMALVLWEMTSRCEAVGEVKEYEPAYGSKVREHPCVESMKDSVLRDRGRPDIPDTWLRHQGVAQICATIMECWDHDPEARLTAHCVAERISELEDEMDKLSSRSSSAEKIPAELKIPMEVGIPGEEVKISQIQDVSAADSSVSDEK, from the exons ATGGATGTCCCGCGTCGCACGCTGTCTCTGCGGGGACTTGTGTCGGTCCTTTTCCTCGCTGCGCTGCGGGAGCCCGGTGCCGCCG gTATGCCCCCTTTCTTCTCCATGAGTCAGCTCTGTAAGTTCTGCGATGTGGAGCTCACCTCCTGCAGCGGCACGGGGACCTGCGTGTCCAACTGCTCTATCACATCCATCTGTAACGACAGCCACGAGGTCTGCGTCTCCATCTG GAGAAAGAACGAGACCGACTTCTCCCTTGAAACCCTGTGCCACAACCCGTCCAATCCCCTCTACGGTGTCATGCTGGACGACTACAACAGCTCCACCTGCGTGATGAAAACGAAGAACACCACCAGCGGGATGGCCCAAATCTGCTCCTGCAAGGACGTGGAAGAGTGTAACGACCAACTCTTATTCATCCCTG TCGTTGATCCACCCCCGTTCGATCCTCTGCTGTCTGTGATCCTGGTGAGCCTGCTACCCCTGCTGACGATGGGGGTTGTGGTTGCCGGAATGTTCTACTGGTACCGAGCCTACCGGCGGCGCGTGAGCCAAGAGTGGGAGAGAAGCATGAAGAAGCGTAAGACCAAAGCCAGTGGGCTGGACTGTGATGCGTGCGCCATCATGATGGACGACGACGGGTCGGACAGCAGTTCGACGCACGCCAACCACCTGAACCACAACACCGAGCCACTGCCCATAGAGCTGGATATGCTG GTGGGCAAGGGTCGCTTTGCCCAGGTGTACAAGGCAAAGCTCAAGCAGACCACCTCGGATCAGTTTGAGACGGTGGCCGTGAAGATCTTCCCTTACGAGGAGTACGCCTCCTGGAAGAACGAGAAAGACATCTTCTCTTATACAGACCTCCGGCATGAGAACATCATCCACTTCCTGACGGCTGAGGAGAGAAAGGTGGAGAAACAGTACTGGCTAATCACCGCCTTCCACCCCAGAGGAAACCTACAG GAGCACCTGACGCGTCATGTGATCAGCTGGGAAGAGCTGCAGGTGCTTGGCTTGTCTTTGGCCCGGGGCGTCGCCCACCTGCACAGTGACCGCCTCCTCTGTGGGCGCCCTAAG GTGGCCATAGTCCATCGAGACCTGAAGAGTTCCAACATCCTGGTGAAGAACGACCTGACGTTGTGCTTGTGTGACTTTGGGCTCGGACTCCGTTTGGACAGCACTCTCTCTGTGGACGACCTGGCCAACAGTGGACAG GTGGGTACGGCGCGGTACATGGCTCCGGAAGTGCTGGAGGCCCGACTCAACCTGGAGAACATGGAGTCCTTCAAACAGACCGACATCTACTCCATGGCCCTTGTGCTTTGGGAGATGACGTCCAGGTGTGAAGCTGTTGGAG AGGTGAAGGAGTACGAGCCTGCCTACGGCTCCAAGGTTCGAGAGCACCCCTGTGTGGAGAGCATGAAGGACAGCGTGCTGAGGGACAGAGGACGACCCGACATCCCGGACACCTGGCTGAGGCATCAG GGCGTGGCCCAGATCTGCGCCACCATCATGGAGTGCTGGGACCACGACCCCGAGGCGCGGCTCACCGCCCACTGCGTCGCCGAGCGCATctcggagctggaggacgagATGGACAAGCTGTCCAGCCGCAGCTCCTCGGCGGAGAAGATCCCCGCCGAGCTGAAGATCCCCATGGAGGTGGGGATCCCCGGGGAGGAGGTGAAAATCTCCCAAATACAGGACGTCAGCGCCGCCGACAGCTCGGTCAGCGACGAGAAGTGA
- the LOC119197681 gene encoding potassium voltage-gated channel subfamily G member 2-like → MAILGAGFDDHSLSGDDSYDHLFTDTGDTVVKGLYFQRARLLCGPPVTWRRFDPSQQALVNVGGIRYAFPWTTLEEFPESRLSRLRLCTTLREIAQFCDDYDEMHNEFFFDRDPLAFRAILNFLAKGKLRILQEVCNVALHCELLYWGIDVEQMEPCCGHRVIRAVEEVAAHQRKEDEWRQRRRALRTPLAGRGFFHMFGEAVENPHSGCAGKVLAFLSIIMVVVTVSTLFMGTMSDQQQEEAMGVCSQKCRNLFMVESVCVAWFSLEFLVRFLHAESKLEFVQGPLNIIDVVAILPYYVSLVLDLRDESVEDIVAGGGKSSLDKLGLILRLMRALRVLYVIRLARHSLGLKTLGLTIQRSMTDFGLLLLFVCVAVALFSPLVHLAESELAPNAAKMPQLSFSSIPASYWWSIISVTTVGYGDMVPRSIPGQLVALVSILSGILILSFPSTSIFHTFNRTYNELKDEHKRLWKEERGAELASEAEESLRERESFSDNWPETDSLPVLDDPFYLFLDDIKVLARSKSPAAC, encoded by the exons GGCGGCGCTTCGACCCCTCGCAGCAGGCTCTCGTCAACGTGGGGGGGATTCGCTACGCCTTCCCCTGGACCACCCTGGAGGAGTTCCCCGAGAGCCGCCTGAGCCGCCTGCGCCTCTGCACCACCCTGAGGGAGATAGCCCAGTTCTGCGATGACTACGACGAGATGCACAACGAGTTCTTCTTCGACCGCGACCCCTTGGCCTTCCGGGCCATCCTCAATTTCCTGGCGAAAGGGAAGTTACGCATTCTGCAGGAGGTGTGCAACGTGGCCCTGCACTGCGAGCTGCTGTACTGGGGCATCGACGTGGAGCAGATGGAGCCGTGCTGCGGCCACCGAGTGATTCGCGCTGTGGAGGAAGTGGCGGCGCACCAGCGCAAGGAGGACGAGTGGcgccagaggaggagggcgcTGAGGACACCGCTGGCGGGCCGCGGCTTTTTCCACATGTTCGGAGAAGCGGTGGAGAACCCTCACTCGGGTTGTGCGGGGAAGGTGCTGGCGTTCCTGTCCATCATCATGGTGGTGGTCACCGTCAGCACGCTGTTCATGGGCACCATGTCGGACCAGCAACAGGAGGAGGCCATG GGCGTGTGCTCCCAAAAGTGCCGCAACTTGTTTATGGTGGAGTCGGTTTGTGTTGCTTGGTTCTCCTTGGAGTTCCTGGTGCGATTTTTACACGCTGAGAGCAAGCTGGAGTTTGTCCAGGGCCCTCTGAACATCATCGACGTCGTCGCCATCTTGCCCTACTACGTCTCGCTGGTATTGGACCTCAGAGACGAGTCCGTCGAGGACATCGTGGCCGGCGGGGGGAAGAGCAGCCTGGATAAACTGGGTCTGATCCTGCGTCTGATGAGGGCTCTGCGCGTCCTCTACGTGATCAGGCTGGCCCGCCACTCGCTGGGCCTCAAGACCTTGGGGCTGACCATCCAGCGGAGCATGACCGACttcggcctgctgctgctctttgtgTGCGTCGCCGTGGCCCTCTTCTCTCCCCTGGTGCACTTGGCCGAGAGCGAGTTGGCCCCCAACGCAGCCAAGATGCCCCAGCTCAGCTTCAGCAGCATCCCGGCGTCGTACTGGTGGTCCATCATCTCGGTGACCACGGTGGGCTACGGCGACATGGTGCCCCGCAGCATCCCCGGCCAGCTGGTGGCGCTGGTTAGCATCTTGTCGGGGATCCTCATCCTGTCTTTCCCCTCCACGTCCATCTTCCACACGTTCAACCGCACCTACAACGAGCTGAAGGATGAGCACAAGAGGCtgtggaaggaggagaggggggcggagctcgCCAGCGAGGCCGAGGAAAGcttgagagaaagagaatctTTTTCGGACAACTGGCCTGAGACGGACTCGTTACCCGTTCTAGATGATCCTTTTTACCTTTTCCTGGACGATATTAAGGTGCTGGCTAGGAGCAAGTCTCCAGCAGCCTGTTGA